A window from Primulina huaijiensis isolate GDHJ02 chromosome 13, ASM1229523v2, whole genome shotgun sequence encodes these proteins:
- the LOC140956376 gene encoding thioredoxin-like 1-2, chloroplastic, with protein sequence MSCLKGGFSVSGAGEAIFKNRAQESFRVCSSIGALKFKESNLNDFWRKTLDVSDRKSVSNLTIKAPPNYEPINAQPSVCISKAQRWWEKSLQPNMLEIHSAQELIDCLLIAGDRLVILGFYSPGCGGCKALHPKICQLAEMNPDSIFLKVNFEQHKVMCHALNVHVLPFFRFYRGADGKLCSFSCTNATIKKFKDAVAKHGTDRCSLGAAQGLNESELLALASNGLISNNSLQNPAENDEFESLVLEEAGVPFALA encoded by the exons ATGTCTTGCTTGAAGGGTGGGTTTTCTGTTTCCGGGGCTGGTGAAGCCATATTCAAGAACAGAGCGCAAGAGTCTTTTCGGGTTTGTTCTTCGATTGGAGCTCTGAAATTCAAGGAAtctaatttaaatgatttttggaggAAGACCCTTGATGTGTCCGATCGGAAAAGCGTAAGCAATTTGACCATTAAAGCTCCTCCAAATTATGAACCCATCAAT GCTCAACCATCTGTTTGTATTAGCAAAGCTCAGAGATGGTGGGAAAAATCCCTTCAGCCAAACATGCTGGAGATCCATTCTGCACAAGAACTTATTGATTGTTTGTTAATTGCTGGGGATAGATTGGTTATACTTGGATTTTATTCCCCTGGTTGTGGAGGCTGCAAAGCTTTGCATCCTAAG ATCTGTCAACTGGCTGAAATGAACCCGGATTCGATCTTTCTCAAGGTTAATTTCGAACAACATAAGGTCATGTGTCATGCCCTTAATGTTCATGTCTTGCCCTTCTTTAGATTCTATAGGGGTGCAGATGGCAAATTGTGTAGCTTCAGCTGTACCAATGCAACT ATCAAGAAATTCAAGGATGCAGTAGCTAAACACGGGACTGATCGTTGTAGTCTCGGGGCGGCTCAAGGTTTAAACGAATCGGAGCTCTTGGCCTTGGCCTCGAATGGTTTGATATCGAATAATTCGCTACAAAATCCAGCTGAGAATGATGAATTTGAAAGTTTGGTTCTTGAAGAAGCTGGTGTACCATTTGCGTTGGCCTAG